In Deinococcus maricopensis DSM 21211, one genomic interval encodes:
- the dnaX gene encoding DNA polymerase III subunit gamma/tau encodes MSAIYQRARPIHWDEVVGQEHVKDVLRAALEAGRVGHAYLFSGPRGVGKTTTARLIAMTANCTGPDPKPCGTCPSCLEVRAGSHPDVLEIDAASNNSVDDVRELREKVGLAAMRGGKKIYILDEAHMMSRAAFNALLKTLEEPPAHVIFILATTEPEKVLPTIMSRCQHYRFRRLTDTEIAGKLTGIAEREGVRAQPEALALIGRLADGAMRDGESLLERMLAAGTNVTRAGVEAALGLPPGERVRDMARALVLGDAAGALGEAGRLYRDGFAARTVVEGLVSALRDALHAELGLDGEAMEGADVPRLLRLQAALDEQEARFARAADLGSLELALTHALLKAEGDSAASGAPARPVAAASAPAGDLAARLTKLERDLAALRASGARPAAPAGPGGGVPAFDPGERRGPAGPVPARAPVDAAPPPPTGGTWADVVRLAGMQTRAFLKPARMHTQDGYVSLTYDERGKFHARQVADKFDEVAKLVARVFGPVTFELISPDVTKRAGPSGRAGGSAPSGGNDHDEPGPTEPAPRRATPPTPAATAAPRERAARGPDFAPLPDPAPRAEVTPRRASVDDIPPFGPPTPRRREPAAPAAEVRVPPPSPDDAVPAPLPQAITAPAAHVADAPPLPAEAGARKVYIEPEPITMEPDWDDLGGDMPFGPPKPRAAPPATPEPSPWEDAPAAVAVATPVPATAPLPAPEPSPWEDDADPAPAAPKRAVPATRGAAGIAGIRQHPAFQDIQRMFPGRPKGGGQLRTRAAPAAADATAEDDET; translated from the coding sequence ATGAGCGCCATCTACCAGCGCGCCCGACCCATCCACTGGGATGAGGTGGTCGGGCAGGAGCACGTCAAGGACGTATTGCGCGCCGCCCTCGAAGCCGGCCGGGTCGGGCACGCGTACCTGTTCAGCGGCCCGCGCGGCGTCGGCAAGACCACCACCGCACGCCTGATCGCCATGACCGCCAACTGCACCGGCCCGGACCCCAAGCCGTGCGGCACGTGCCCGTCCTGCCTGGAGGTCCGCGCGGGGTCGCACCCGGACGTGCTGGAAATCGACGCGGCCAGCAACAACAGCGTCGACGACGTCCGCGAACTGCGCGAGAAGGTCGGGCTCGCGGCCATGCGCGGCGGCAAGAAGATCTACATCCTCGACGAGGCGCACATGATGAGCCGCGCGGCGTTCAACGCGCTGCTCAAGACACTGGAGGAGCCGCCCGCGCACGTGATCTTCATTCTGGCGACGACAGAGCCTGAAAAGGTCCTGCCGACCATCATGAGCCGCTGCCAGCACTACCGCTTCCGGCGCCTCACGGACACCGAGATCGCCGGGAAGCTCACGGGCATCGCGGAGCGCGAAGGGGTCCGCGCGCAGCCTGAGGCGCTCGCGCTGATCGGGCGCCTCGCGGACGGCGCCATGCGTGACGGCGAGAGCCTGCTGGAACGCATGCTCGCAGCGGGCACCAACGTGACCCGCGCGGGCGTCGAGGCGGCGCTCGGCCTGCCGCCCGGCGAGCGCGTGCGCGACATGGCGCGCGCCCTGGTGCTGGGGGACGCGGCGGGCGCGCTCGGGGAGGCGGGCCGCCTGTACCGCGACGGCTTCGCGGCGCGCACGGTCGTGGAGGGCCTCGTGTCGGCCCTGCGGGACGCGCTGCACGCGGAACTCGGCCTGGACGGCGAGGCCATGGAGGGCGCGGACGTGCCGCGCCTGTTGCGCCTGCAGGCTGCGTTGGACGAGCAGGAGGCGCGGTTTGCGCGTGCGGCGGACCTGGGCAGCCTGGAACTGGCGCTCACGCACGCGCTCCTGAAAGCCGAGGGGGACAGCGCGGCCAGTGGGGCGCCTGCCCGTCCGGTCGCGGCGGCCTCGGCGCCCGCCGGGGACCTGGCGGCGCGCCTCACGAAGCTGGAACGGGACCTCGCGGCGCTGCGCGCGAGTGGCGCCCGCCCGGCTGCGCCCGCCGGGCCCGGTGGGGGCGTGCCAGCCTTCGACCCGGGCGAACGCCGAGGCCCGGCGGGGCCGGTCCCCGCGCGCGCGCCGGTGGACGCCGCGCCGCCCCCACCGACCGGCGGGACCTGGGCGGACGTGGTGCGCCTCGCGGGCATGCAGACGCGCGCGTTCCTGAAGCCCGCGCGCATGCACACGCAGGACGGGTACGTGAGCCTCACGTACGACGAGCGCGGGAAGTTCCATGCGCGTCAGGTCGCGGACAAGTTCGACGAGGTCGCGAAACTGGTCGCGCGGGTGTTCGGGCCGGTCACGTTCGAGCTGATCAGCCCGGACGTCACGAAACGCGCCGGGCCGAGCGGCCGCGCCGGCGGCTCAGCCCCCAGTGGCGGCAACGACCACGACGAGCCGGGCCCGACGGAGCCCGCCCCACGGCGGGCCACGCCGCCAACCCCGGCTGCCACGGCCGCCCCGCGGGAGCGGGCGGCGCGCGGCCCGGACTTCGCGCCGCTGCCCGACCCAGCCCCGCGCGCGGAGGTCACGCCGCGCCGCGCGAGCGTGGACGACATCCCGCCGTTCGGGCCGCCCACGCCGCGCCGCCGGGAACCTGCCGCGCCCGCCGCGGAGGTGCGCGTTCCGCCGCCCAGCCCGGACGACGCGGTGCCCGCCCCGCTGCCGCAGGCGATCACGGCCCCAGCGGCGCACGTGGCCGACGCGCCTCCACTGCCCGCCGAAGCGGGCGCCCGCAAGGTCTACATCGAGCCGGAACCCATCACGATGGAGCCGGACTGGGACGACCTGGGCGGCGACATGCCGTTCGGGCCGCCCAAACCGAGGGCGGCGCCCCCAGCCACGCCGGAGCCGAGCCCCTGGGAGGACGCGCCCGCGGCGGTCGCGGTCGCCACGCCGGTCCCGGCGACCGCGCCCCTGCCTGCCCCCGAGCCGTCCCCGTGGGAGGACGACGCCGACCCGGCCCCGGCCGCGCCGAAACGCGCGGTGCCGGCCACGCGCGGCGCGGCGGGCATTGCGGGCATCCGGCAGCACCCGGCGTTTCAGGACATCCAGCGGATGTTCCCCGGTCGGCCGAAGGGCGGCGGGCAGCTGCGTACGCGCGCTGCGCCCGCCGCGGCGGACGCCACCGCCGAGGACGACGAAACGTGA
- a CDS encoding DUF4384 domain-containing protein: MNKRMTCGLALGVALTGAAFAQPRISAQSIIVNPTPADLTVRVRVDRDPSGTGVPNYRAGENVTISTTVNQDAYVYLFSVDPSGDVTQILPNRLGGENFVKANTTAVFPPAGSAFRFTVDGEAGLNKVLALASTTPLDLSQLSTFRSSQDQFATVAAKGQQEFAQALSIVVNPVPQNNWVTDTAFFNVTAQTPVQTGSVFVGTNVPNATVYLNNQRLGGANVTYSGIRPGTYPVRVQAPGARDYTTTVTVRAGGTTNVNADFPLAVTPQEPGNVVLDLFRNLLGAFTGVQLQDPARSAYDQKVADLQRQGYALQNTRQTSGGYVGTLTRNGSTATLTVTRGANRTLNVQVTENTQYRY, from the coding sequence ATGAACAAACGTATGACCTGCGGCCTCGCGCTCGGCGTGGCCCTGACCGGCGCGGCGTTCGCGCAACCGCGCATCAGTGCCCAGAGCATCATCGTGAACCCCACCCCGGCGGACCTGACGGTGCGCGTCCGCGTGGACCGCGACCCCAGCGGCACCGGCGTCCCCAACTACCGCGCGGGTGAGAACGTCACCATCAGCACGACCGTCAACCAGGACGCGTACGTGTACCTGTTCAGCGTCGACCCGTCCGGCGACGTCACGCAGATCCTCCCGAACCGCCTCGGCGGCGAGAACTTCGTGAAGGCGAACACCACCGCCGTGTTCCCCCCGGCAGGCAGCGCGTTCCGCTTCACGGTGGACGGCGAGGCCGGCCTGAACAAGGTCCTCGCGCTCGCGAGCACCACGCCGCTGGACCTGTCGCAGCTCAGCACCTTCCGGAGCAGCCAGGATCAGTTCGCGACCGTGGCGGCCAAGGGGCAGCAGGAGTTCGCGCAGGCGCTCAGCATCGTCGTGAACCCCGTCCCGCAGAACAATTGGGTGACCGACACGGCGTTCTTCAACGTGACCGCGCAGACGCCCGTGCAGACCGGCAGCGTGTTCGTCGGCACGAACGTCCCGAACGCCACCGTGTACCTGAACAACCAGCGGCTCGGCGGCGCGAACGTCACGTATAGCGGTATCCGCCCCGGCACGTACCCGGTGCGCGTGCAGGCGCCCGGCGCGCGTGACTACACCACGACCGTCACGGTGCGCGCCGGCGGCACCACGAACGTGAACGCGGACTTCCCGCTGGCCGTCACGCCGCAGGAGCCCGGAAACGTCGTGCTGGACCTGTTCCGCAACCTGCTGGGCGCGTTCACGGGCGTGCAGCTGCAGGACCCGGCGCGCAGCGCGTACGACCAGAAGGTTGCGGACCTGCAGCGTCAGGGGTACGCGCTGCAGAACACCCGTCAGACGTCCGGCGGGTACGTGGGCACGCTGACGCGCAACGGCAGCACCGCCACGCTGACGGTCACGCGCGGCGCGAACCGCACGCTGAACGTGCAAGTCACCGAGAACACGCAGTACCGCTACTAA
- a CDS encoding YsnF/AvaK domain-containing protein, with amino-acid sequence MNDPNERRANEQVAMNDLHEVARVQLREERLVVDRVHERIGHVTVARRVETRTVHLPAEETVETLVIEVAPGAGMVTIDGEELRAGERREIEVYRVASRVVKDIVAYQDVRVLRRAVTAQETLTVELGREVLVVDDPQRLVVEDRIVGGTEESRADLQG; translated from the coding sequence ATGAACGACCCGAATGAACGGCGTGCCAATGAGCAGGTGGCCATGAACGACCTGCATGAGGTGGCGCGCGTGCAGCTGCGCGAGGAACGCCTGGTGGTGGACCGCGTGCATGAACGCATCGGTCACGTGACGGTCGCGCGGCGCGTGGAGACGCGCACCGTGCACCTGCCGGCCGAGGAGACCGTGGAGACGCTGGTGATCGAGGTGGCGCCCGGGGCGGGCATGGTCACCATCGACGGTGAGGAGTTGCGCGCCGGGGAGCGGCGGGAAATTGAGGTGTACCGCGTGGCGTCGCGCGTCGTGAAGGACATCGTCGCGTATCAGGACGTGCGGGTGCTGCGCCGCGCCGTGACCGCGCAGGAAACGCTGACGGTGGAACTGGGCCGCGAGGTGCTGGTCGTGGACGACCCGCAGCGCCTGGTGGTGGAGGACCGGATCGTGGGCGGCACCGAGGAGTCCCGCGCGGACCTGCAGGGGTAG
- a CDS encoding PRC and DUF2382 domain-containing protein, whose amino-acid sequence MANLISLSDLMRDRNYDFKSDNIYDPTGQTAYGMDGEKLGTVRGALVEPDSGRLRYLIVDVGGWFSSKDVLIPVGYARTEDDGVYFDNLTKDQVKDMRAYALGESYDYDAQVSDERVLRGTGYNGNIGYDEAAVGTMTEGAATERRYNYRDQDTSDTMFKTPGRLQLLEERLIVDKDRYVAGSVEIGKHVETRQENVNVTVSRDEVVIERHAVTDQRPVEGAVLGADTAAIRVDLEAERANVRKEAYVTEEVSVGERTVSDTQTFTETVGREVLDVNRTGEARISGEGIATDSTMSAGTRTHDDRGIVERGVDAVDNTIDRMDGKIDRPENQR is encoded by the coding sequence ATGGCGAACCTGATTTCCCTGTCTGACCTGATGCGTGACCGTAACTACGACTTCAAGAGCGACAACATCTACGACCCCACCGGGCAGACCGCCTACGGGATGGACGGCGAGAAGCTCGGCACCGTGCGCGGCGCGCTCGTGGAACCGGACAGTGGCCGCCTGCGCTACCTGATCGTGGACGTCGGCGGCTGGTTCAGCAGCAAAGACGTGCTGATCCCCGTCGGGTACGCCCGCACCGAGGACGACGGCGTGTACTTCGACAACCTCACCAAGGACCAGGTCAAGGACATGCGCGCCTACGCCCTGGGTGAGTCGTACGACTACGACGCCCAGGTGAGCGACGAGCGCGTCCTGCGCGGCACCGGCTACAACGGCAACATCGGCTATGACGAAGCCGCCGTCGGCACCATGACCGAAGGGGCCGCCACCGAGCGCCGCTACAACTACCGCGACCAGGACACCAGCGACACCATGTTCAAGACGCCCGGTCGCCTGCAGCTGCTCGAAGAGCGCCTGATCGTCGACAAGGACCGCTACGTGGCGGGCAGCGTCGAAATCGGCAAGCATGTCGAGACGCGCCAGGAGAACGTGAACGTCACCGTGAGCCGTGACGAGGTCGTCATCGAGCGTCACGCCGTCACCGACCAGCGTCCCGTCGAGGGTGCCGTGCTGGGCGCCGACACCGCCGCCATCCGCGTGGACCTCGAAGCGGAACGCGCGAACGTCCGCAAGGAAGCGTACGTGACCGAGGAAGTCAGCGTCGGCGAGCGCACCGTCAGCGACACGCAGACCTTCACGGAAACCGTGGGCCGCGAAGTGCTCGACGTGAACCGCACCGGCGAGGCGCGCATCTCGGGCGAGGGCATCGCCACCGACAGCACCATGAGCGCCGGCACCCGCACCCATGACGACCGCGGCATCGTGGAACGCGGCGTGGACGCCGTGGACAACACGATCGACCGCATGGACGGCAAGATCGACCGCCCCGAAAACCAACGCTAA
- a CDS encoding DUF305 domain-containing protein, whose protein sequence is MSRRVPLVPTLLVVCALIAAAFLFARRAPGEGSTDVRFIREMTQHHLQAIDMAVRLRDRTQDRDLRAITLDIMLSQQDQVGQMRGWLTLWGRPWAGQGMTAEHARAMGMASAADLRSLDTLPVRDAETQFLKLMIRHHQGALSMVQPVLNGGVQPAVQALAQQINATQTGEINLMKSLLARRGEQAPTPSMPDMPGMSDHHH, encoded by the coding sequence ATGTCCCGACGCGTTCCGCTCGTGCCCACGCTGCTGGTCGTGTGCGCCCTGATCGCCGCTGCCTTCCTGTTCGCCCGCCGGGCACCCGGCGAGGGCAGCACCGACGTGCGATTCATCCGCGAGATGACTCAGCACCACCTGCAGGCCATCGACATGGCCGTGCGCCTGCGCGACCGCACGCAAGACCGCGACCTGCGCGCCATCACGCTCGACATCATGCTGTCCCAGCAGGACCAGGTGGGGCAGATGCGCGGGTGGCTGACCCTGTGGGGCCGCCCGTGGGCGGGGCAGGGCATGACCGCCGAGCACGCCCGCGCGATGGGCATGGCCAGCGCGGCGGACCTCCGCTCGCTCGACACGCTGCCGGTCCGCGACGCCGAAACGCAGTTCCTGAAGCTGATGATCCGCCACCACCAGGGCGCCCTCAGCATGGTCCAGCCGGTCCTGAACGGCGGCGTGCAGCCGGCGGTGCAGGCGCTCGCGCAGCAGATCAACGCCACGCAGACCGGCGAGATCAACCTGATGAAGTCCCTGCTGGCGCGCCGCGGCGAGCAGGCCCCCACGCCCAGCATGCCGGACATGCCGGGCATGAGCGACCACCACCACTGA
- a CDS encoding GNAT family N-acetyltransferase, which yields MPNPFKVQLTHAADITPEQEGRFRALLMAAYPQFADFWAGTSFWGGPADARLWLSAPDGEVLAHLGFGRRTVRVGREDVRVAGVGAVATHPAHRGRGYGARLLRTLPHAAPDVDFAFLECREEVAPFYASGGFVRVPNSTWSLDPDEGMWVERAGSPVMVLPVRASIRAWPAGRVDLRGMPW from the coding sequence ATGCCGAACCCGTTCAAGGTGCAGTTGACCCACGCGGCGGATATCACGCCGGAACAGGAAGGGCGCTTCCGGGCGCTGCTGATGGCGGCGTACCCTCAGTTCGCGGACTTCTGGGCGGGCACGTCGTTCTGGGGCGGCCCGGCGGACGCGCGGTTGTGGCTCTCAGCGCCGGACGGTGAGGTGCTCGCGCACCTGGGGTTCGGGCGACGCACGGTGCGCGTGGGCCGCGAGGACGTGCGCGTGGCCGGCGTGGGCGCCGTGGCGACGCACCCGGCGCACCGTGGGCGCGGGTACGGCGCGCGGCTGCTGCGGACCCTGCCGCACGCCGCACCGGATGTGGATTTCGCGTTCCTGGAGTGCCGCGAGGAGGTCGCGCCGTTCTACGCGTCGGGTGGGTTCGTGCGCGTGCCCAACAGCACGTGGAGCCTCGACCCGGACGAGGGCATGTGGGTGGAGCGGGCCGGTTCGCCGGTGATGGTCCTACCGGTGCGCGCGTCCATCCGCGCGTGGCCGGCGGGGCGGGTGGATCTGCGCGGCATGCCGTGGTGA
- a CDS encoding DUF4258 domain-containing protein → MQHNDLLTLRAQLAKAEKEARRTPKTPPPPPAAKPVKPQREADLAGIDTRDHTLARAHARLRDAILDGHYDVRPHAVGHARAEGFLEHDILHVLMSGRVKAVYPEDRRWLVCGTFEAHGFRIPLHVVVEVHERDHWMDIVTAFVPKNPHHVISRARLAVLLRWDNEQVQHRTATPGNKPGNRSKGHWRKGA, encoded by the coding sequence GTGCAGCACAACGACTTGCTGACCCTGCGTGCCCAACTCGCCAAAGCGGAAAAAGAAGCGCGGCGCACGCCCAAAACGCCCCCACCGCCCCCAGCGGCCAAGCCCGTGAAGCCTCAGCGCGAAGCGGACCTCGCCGGCATCGACACGCGCGACCACACGCTCGCCCGCGCCCACGCCCGCCTCCGTGACGCCATCCTCGACGGCCACTACGACGTGCGCCCGCACGCCGTCGGTCACGCCCGCGCCGAAGGGTTCCTGGAGCACGACATCCTCCACGTCCTCATGAGCGGCCGCGTGAAGGCCGTGTACCCCGAAGACCGCCGCTGGCTGGTGTGCGGCACCTTCGAGGCGCACGGGTTCCGCATCCCCCTGCACGTCGTCGTGGAGGTGCACGAGCGCGACCACTGGATGGACATCGTCACGGCGTTCGTCCCGAAAAACCCGCACCACGTCATCAGCCGCGCGCGCCTCGCGGTGCTGCTCCGCTGGGACAACGAGCAGGTGCAGCACCGCACCGCCACGCCCGGCAACAAACCCGGAAATCGCAGCAAAGGCCACTGGCGCAAGGGCGCCTGA
- the mnmE gene encoding tRNA uridine-5-carboxymethylaminomethyl(34) synthesis GTPase MnmE — protein sequence MTRLGLEDTIAAISTAPGAGGIGVVRVSGEDALRVADAMFAGRRAPGRTPGGRFLYGRVLDASGDVVDESLALVFRAPHSYTGEDVVEFQTHGSPAVLNRVLARALEAGARPAKPGEFTLRAYVNGRLDLAQAEAVLSLVNAQTDTARRQATLGLTGALANRVALIQSRVTRVLAAVQAMLDYPEEGVPEEDRETPLALAAQDLEALIASSRAGQLATRGARLALIGRPNAGKSSLLNALLGYERSIVTPVAGTTRDYLEAQLELAGVPITLVDTAGLRDTDDAIEAAGVRQAVALAGGADLILHLEDGSSPREDAALDTPADRTLHVRTKADLPPAWADAATLPVSAVTGAGLPALREAIRARLLGDAARGEAWLTTERQGDAARRALGHVQAARALPDELATLELEEALRALNDLTGRDVTEDVVDAVFRNFCVGK from the coding sequence GTGACGCGTTTGGGTTTGGAAGACACAATAGCCGCCATTTCGACCGCGCCCGGCGCGGGCGGCATCGGCGTGGTCCGCGTGAGCGGTGAGGACGCCCTGCGGGTGGCGGACGCGATGTTCGCCGGGCGGCGCGCGCCGGGCCGCACGCCCGGCGGGCGCTTCCTGTACGGCCGCGTGCTGGACGCCTCGGGCGACGTGGTGGATGAGAGCCTCGCGCTGGTGTTCCGCGCGCCGCACAGCTACACCGGCGAGGACGTCGTGGAGTTCCAGACGCACGGCAGCCCCGCTGTGCTGAACCGCGTACTGGCGCGCGCGCTCGAAGCGGGCGCGCGGCCCGCGAAGCCCGGGGAGTTCACGCTGCGCGCGTACGTGAACGGCCGCCTGGACCTCGCGCAGGCCGAAGCGGTCCTGAGCCTCGTGAACGCGCAGACGGACACCGCGCGGCGGCAGGCGACGCTCGGCCTGACGGGCGCCCTGGCGAACCGCGTGGCCCTGATCCAGTCGCGCGTCACGCGGGTGCTCGCCGCCGTGCAGGCCATGCTGGACTACCCGGAGGAGGGCGTGCCCGAAGAGGACCGCGAAACGCCGCTCGCGCTCGCCGCGCAGGACTTGGAGGCGCTCATTGCGTCGTCCCGCGCGGGGCAGCTGGCCACGCGCGGCGCGCGCCTCGCGCTGATCGGCCGGCCGAACGCCGGGAAGAGCAGCCTCCTGAATGCCCTGCTGGGGTACGAGCGCAGCATCGTCACGCCCGTGGCGGGCACCACGCGCGACTACCTGGAGGCGCAGCTGGAACTGGCCGGCGTGCCGATCACGCTCGTGGACACCGCGGGCCTGCGCGACACCGACGACGCCATCGAGGCGGCGGGCGTGCGGCAGGCGGTGGCGCTCGCGGGCGGCGCGGACCTGATCCTGCACCTGGAAGACGGCAGCAGCCCCCGCGAGGACGCCGCGCTCGACACCCCCGCGGACCGGACGCTGCACGTGCGCACCAAGGCGGACCTGCCGCCCGCCTGGGCGGACGCCGCGACCCTGCCGGTGAGCGCCGTGACGGGGGCGGGCCTGCCGGCGCTGCGGGAAGCGATTCGCGCGCGGCTGCTCGGCGACGCGGCGCGCGGCGAGGCGTGGCTCACCACCGAACGGCAGGGGGACGCGGCGCGGCGCGCGCTCGGGCACGTGCAGGCCGCCCGCGCCCTTCCGGACGAACTGGCCACGCTGGAACTGGAGGAGGCCCTGCGCGCCCTGAACGACCTGACGGGCCGCGACGTGACCGAGGACGTCGTGGACGCCGTCTTCCGGAACTTCTGCGTCGGCAAGTGA
- a CDS encoding ABC transporter substrate-binding protein, which yields MRRAAATLALALAVTAGAAPVTVTFWHSMEGVRDLVQRFADEFNRSQNQYRVVPTSVGNYRQAQEKLQGALKAGNAPVLFQAELTYFPQLVAEGRLVNLDQYEAKLDADLRRDFYPAVWNYGDYGGKRYGLPWNVSTPVLFYNIGAFKKAGVNAPRTWTEFEVTARKLSSGRRAFVFGADAWTFEQLVAARGGSVVRGDQPNFTSAEVVAALESLVRLTQAGAAQPRTLSDGTRAAVDFVRGQHVIAAASIANWTDFDRLGFLFRPGAAPMPCEKVCAVPFGGAQLVVLQGASAPEQAGAFAFWRYLMDGDTLKRWVERTAYMTPRRSVQAQLQTYYAQNPYRKAVFAQLDDAVPRPRLPEYAQWQRYLEDAILKATSGKATARAALEEAQRRAGGS from the coding sequence ATGCGCCGCGCCGCCGCCACCCTCGCGCTCGCCCTCGCCGTCACGGCGGGCGCCGCGCCCGTCACCGTCACGTTCTGGCACAGCATGGAGGGCGTCCGCGACCTCGTTCAGCGCTTCGCGGACGAATTCAACCGCAGCCAGAACCAGTACCGCGTCGTGCCGACCAGCGTCGGCAACTACCGTCAGGCGCAGGAGAAACTCCAGGGCGCCCTGAAAGCCGGGAACGCGCCCGTGCTGTTCCAGGCGGAACTCACGTACTTCCCGCAGCTCGTCGCGGAGGGCCGCCTCGTGAACCTCGACCAGTACGAGGCGAAACTCGACGCGGACCTCCGCCGGGACTTCTACCCGGCCGTGTGGAACTACGGCGATTACGGCGGGAAACGGTACGGCCTGCCGTGGAACGTCAGCACGCCCGTGCTGTTCTACAACATCGGTGCGTTCAAGAAGGCCGGCGTGAACGCGCCGCGCACCTGGACGGAGTTCGAGGTGACCGCGCGCAAGCTCAGCAGCGGTCGGCGCGCGTTCGTGTTCGGCGCGGACGCGTGGACGTTCGAGCAGCTGGTCGCCGCGCGCGGCGGCAGCGTCGTCCGCGGTGACCAGCCGAACTTCACGAGCGCGGAGGTCGTCGCGGCCCTCGAATCGCTCGTGCGGCTCACGCAGGCGGGCGCCGCGCAGCCGCGCACGCTGAGCGACGGCACGCGCGCCGCCGTGGACTTCGTGCGCGGGCAGCACGTGATCGCGGCGGCGAGCATCGCGAACTGGACGGACTTCGACCGCCTCGGGTTCCTGTTCCGCCCGGGCGCGGCGCCCATGCCGTGCGAGAAGGTGTGCGCCGTTCCATTCGGCGGCGCGCAGCTGGTGGTGCTGCAGGGCGCCAGCGCGCCGGAGCAGGCGGGCGCGTTCGCGTTCTGGCGGTACCTAATGGACGGCGACACCCTGAAACGCTGGGTGGAACGCACCGCGTACATGACGCCGCGCCGCAGCGTGCAGGCGCAGCTGCAGACCTACTACGCGCAGAACCCGTACCGCAAGGCGGTGTTCGCGCAGCTGGACGATGCCGTGCCGCGCCCGCGCCTGCCGGAGTACGCGCAGTGGCAGCGGTACTTGGAGGACGCGATCCTGAAGGCCACGAGCGGGAAGGCGACGGCGCGCGCCGCCCTGGAGGAAGCGCAGCGACGCGCCGGCGGTTCCTGA
- a CDS encoding stage II sporulation protein M — MQWFTRTLMALWVVLGVAFAQTPAAEQAADAAVRTWLAGGFTTKIDPEDPWKALRQTLNFQPAPRDGRVNVALREFGTAEGNTETYRYPVADRAGNLLTYDVTVTRGTDGTWTPTRIMPEAAQASLPESLKSPLATVVFALLSVAFVVAAFTNTFIREGLRRALAIARETLPVYGVINALLYGVFALGMAFGVSFPEAARELGNLLGGSLRQTGILDFASNVPSLALGIFTWNFMSGAFLTTYVPGLFLGVPAPLFNLARFFAIGVALAPTEGLGASFWLHLPVIIIELQAYIFIACAAVGWLFRWPRVGFVRAWRDYAYSLLPAALLLLIGAWYEALEILVLVPMFR, encoded by the coding sequence ATGCAATGGTTCACGCGGACACTGATGGCGTTGTGGGTGGTGCTGGGGGTGGCGTTCGCGCAGACCCCCGCGGCGGAACAGGCCGCGGACGCAGCGGTGCGAACGTGGCTGGCGGGCGGGTTCACGACGAAGATCGACCCGGAGGACCCCTGGAAGGCCCTGCGGCAGACGCTGAACTTCCAGCCGGCCCCCCGTGACGGGCGCGTGAATGTCGCCCTGCGCGAGTTCGGCACCGCGGAGGGGAACACCGAGACGTACCGCTACCCGGTCGCGGACCGCGCCGGGAACCTGCTGACGTACGACGTGACGGTCACGCGCGGCACCGACGGCACGTGGACGCCCACGCGCATCATGCCGGAAGCGGCGCAGGCGAGCCTGCCGGAGAGCCTGAAATCGCCGCTCGCGACGGTCGTGTTCGCGCTGCTCAGCGTGGCGTTTGTGGTGGCGGCCTTCACGAACACCTTTATCCGGGAGGGCCTGCGCCGCGCGCTCGCCATCGCCCGCGAGACGCTTCCTGTGTACGGCGTCATCAACGCGCTGCTGTACGGCGTGTTCGCGCTCGGCATGGCGTTCGGCGTGTCATTCCCGGAAGCGGCGCGTGAACTCGGGAACCTGCTGGGCGGGAGCCTGCGCCAGACCGGCATCCTGGACTTCGCGAGCAACGTCCCTTCACTGGCGCTGGGCATCTTCACGTGGAACTTCATGAGCGGCGCGTTCCTCACCACGTACGTGCCGGGGTTGTTCCTGGGCGTGCCGGCGCCGCTGTTCAACCTCGCGCGGTTCTTCGCGATTGGCGTGGCGCTCGCGCCCACCGAGGGGCTCGGGGCGTCGTTCTGGCTGCACCTGCCGGTGATCATCATCGAGCTGCAGGCGTACATCTTCATTGCGTGCGCGGCGGTCGGGTGGCTGTTCCGCTGGCCGCGCGTGGGGTTCGTGCGCGCGTGGCGGGATTACGCGTACAGCCTGCTGCCGGCGGCGCTGCTGCTCTTGATCGGCGCGTGGTACGAGGCGCTGGAGATTCTGGTGCTGGTGCCGATGTTCCGCTGA